The following proteins are co-located in the Chloroflexota bacterium genome:
- a CDS encoding SGNH/GDSL hydrolase family protein, translating into MGTLCFGLEEKIVFAGDSITDCGRRTEQDGPYGRGYVSLVRALLHARYPEYGLSVVNRGIGGNTVRDLAARWDADVLAEEADWLSVKIGINDVGRLIVGNMVDHVPLAEYEATYRSLLQQSAAAANGKLILMEPYVIAPPLQGDAEVVSGLSLTEVQAQFGNLRASGVRDDPLLTAGWMHFRAHIDAYIEVVHRLAGEFDAILVRTQAAFDIALEAQPPAEWAADRIHPDLPGHAVIARAFLAAVGYGDI; encoded by the coding sequence ATGGGAACGCTTTGTTTCGGACTTGAAGAGAAAATCGTCTTTGCCGGCGATAGCATTACTGACTGTGGAAGGCGCACGGAGCAGGACGGTCCCTATGGGAGGGGCTACGTAAGTCTTGTGCGAGCCCTCCTCCACGCGCGCTATCCCGAGTATGGCCTGTCGGTGGTCAACCGAGGCATTGGCGGCAACACGGTGCGCGACCTGGCGGCGCGTTGGGACGCGGACGTACTTGCCGAGGAAGCGGACTGGCTCTCGGTCAAGATCGGCATCAACGACGTAGGGCGGCTCATTGTTGGCAACATGGTTGATCACGTTCCGCTCGCCGAGTATGAAGCGACGTATCGGTCACTTCTCCAACAGTCTGCGGCTGCTGCCAATGGCAAGCTCATTCTGATGGAGCCCTATGTGATTGCGCCGCCGTTGCAAGGCGATGCGGAAGTGGTGTCAGGCCTAAGTCTGACAGAGGTGCAGGCGCAATTCGGCAACTTGCGCGCGAGCGGCGTGCGAGACGATCCCCTCTTGACGGCCGGCTGGATGCATTTCCGTGCCCATATCGATGCGTACATTGAGGTCGTACACCGTCTCGCCGGGGAATTTGACGCCATTCTTGTCCGCACCCAAGCCGCCTTCGATATAGCGCTGGAAGCGCAGCCTCCGGCAGAGTGGGCTGCGGACCGCATTCATCCCGATTTGCCCGGCCATGCTGTGATTGCCCGCGCTTTCTTGGCAGCGGTAGGATATGGCGATATCTAA